One Candidatus Dependentiae bacterium genomic window, GTAATATTAAATCCCATGCAACTTTTTCTCTAGATTCCGATACGGAACAACTTATCCTTGCCCTGCATGATATTGGCTCTATCATGTTTGGCACCTTTACTTTCAAAAGTGGAATTATTTCACCGATTTATGTCGATCTGCGTAAAATTATGTCTCACCCACAGGTGTTACATGAAGTTGAACAACAATTATGGAATCAAATTAAACATTGTTCTTTTGATGTCATATGTCCAGTACCAATGGCGGCAATCCCTTTGGCATCTAGTATTGCTTTTAACCGTACTAAACCACTGATCCTTGCACGCCCTTTTGTTAAAGATCATGGCACTAAACGTGCTATAGAGGGCATATATAATGATGGCGACACAGCTATAGTAATTGAAGATGTAATCACAAGTGGACAAAGCATTTTAGAAGTAATTGATAACCTCGAAAATAACAACCTTAAAGTTCATGATATATTTACCTTACTTAACTATCAAAGTAGTGGTAATGAAAAACTAGCAGAAAGAGGATACCACCTACACTCGCTGTTTACCATATCCCAAGTGATTACGGTATTGGAGCATGCAGGTAGAATCACCGATGAACAAGCAGCAGATGTGCGCTACTTCATAGAACAACCAAAGCAATGCTGTTCATGATACTATTCACTATCATCTTAGGATTAGGAATGCTTACAACTCCCGCACATGGACATGTTCCATCTGCACCAGTAAAACTAAGCTTCGCTGAACGCGCAACTTTATGCACGCATCCGATCAGCAAAAAACTATTTACGATCATGGCCGGCAAACAAACCAACCTTGCAGTAAGTGCTGATGTAACTACCAAACAACAGTTACTTACACTTGCAGATGCCGTTGGTCCCTATATATGTATGCTGAAAACCCATATAGATATTATCAACGATTTTGATTGGGATCTTGTTGAGCAATTGCAAGCACTCGCTGATAAGCATAATTTTTTAATTTTTGAAGACCGTAAATTTGCAGATATTGGCAATACGGTAACTCATCAGTACACACAGGGCGTGCATCGTATAGTCGAATGGGCACACATCACTAATGCCCATACAGTCTCTGGCCCTAGCGTTATTGAAGGATTGTACGCTGGACTCAATGACCACACCAAAAACCAGCGAGGGTTATTACTACTTGCACAGATGAGTTCAAAAGAAAATCTAATCTCAGCTGAATACACACAAAAAACAATCCAACTGGCACACCACTATAGCGATTTTGTCATTGGTTTTATATGCCAGGAACAACTAAGCAATGATCCATGCATGATTCATATAACCCCTGGAGTACACCTCAGCAAATCAGGAGATGACCTCAAGCAACAATATAATACCCCTGCATATGCAATAGGCACACTGGGCACTGATATCATTATAGTTGGCCGGGGTATATACCAGGCTTTTGATCAAGCACAAGCTGCCAAACAATACAGGGATATAGCTTGGCAAGCCTACCTGGACTCCCTCCCCCCTTTTGACAAATAGAAAACATAGATTTACGCTATATAATAGATTAATAATAATGGAGGTTATTATGAAAAATCTAAGTCTATTTATACCTATGCTGATGCTCGGTATTATCAGTAACACTACAGTCGCTATGAAGCGTACACATGATACTATGGAACATGATAGTGTCTATAGAGAAAAACCCGCATCAATAATTGATGCTTATAAAAAGCTATACCAAATCTGCCCTACATGTAATAAGGCTTTTGCTGATTCATCACATTTAAAAACACATATGAGAACTCATACTGGTGAAAAGCCTTATGTCTGCCCTACATGCAATAAGAACTTTACTAACTCATCACATTTAAAAAGACATACCAGAACTCATACGGGTGAAAAGCCTTATGTCTGCCCTACATGCAATAAGAACTTTGCTAACTCATCACATTTAAAAATACATACCAGAACTCATACCGGTGAAAAGCCTTATGTCTGCCCTACATGCAATAAGGGATTTGCTGACTCATCAGATTTAAAAAGACATACCAGAACTCATACCGGCGAAAAGCCTTATATCTGCCCCACATGCAATAAGGGTTTTGCAAGCTCATCAGATTTAAAAAGACATACCAGAACTCATACCGGTGAAAAGCGGTTAAATCAAGACAACACGTCGAGTAATAGTGAATTATCTACCAATGCACTGATAGATAAACAACCTATATATGATGCAATTGTTATCGATGAACAACCGTCTATAGATGATCAACAATCAGTATATGAAACAGAGCAACCTATACTGGCAGACGTAATTGATTCAATGGAAGAAATGCATCAATCAGCTGTACCTGCTCAATTACCAATCACTATTAAGTGTGGAAAAGAAATAATGATTATGTTCTTTACACCTGATATGCAGTAAGTCAGTAGCCAATTTAATCAGTAAATTATAATGAGTACGTAAATCAATCACTACCAAAATACATCTAGTAACCACCTGATTTACAAAATAACCATATTGCCGTACAATAAGCAATTATACGGAAGAACAATATGGCTACAAAAAAAATAGATCTCAAGAATTTTAGTCCTGACTTAGTCAGGAATTTTTCTATCATTGCACATATCGATCATGGTAAATCTACTTTATCAGATCGATTACTGGAAGATACTGGCACCATTACTAACCGTGAAAAAAAGGAACAGTTTTTAGACAAATTACAAGTTGAGCGCGAACGCGGTATTACCGTAAAAGCACAAAGTGCTTCTATGTTTTATGAGTACCAAGGCAAAACATATTTGCTCAACTTAATTGATACACCAGGCCATGTTGACTTCAGTTACGAAGTATCTCGATCATTATACGCATGCCAAGGAGCTCTGCTTTTAGTTGATGCAGCACAAGGTGTGCAAGCACAAACTATGGCAAACTTTTACTTAGCATTTGATCAAGATCTGAGTATTAT contains:
- the pyrF gene encoding orotidine-5'-phosphate decarboxylase, which produces MILFTIILGLGMLTTPAHGHVPSAPVKLSFAERATLCTHPISKKLFTIMAGKQTNLAVSADVTTKQQLLTLADAVGPYICMLKTHIDIINDFDWDLVEQLQALADKHNFLIFEDRKFADIGNTVTHQYTQGVHRIVEWAHITNAHTVSGPSVIEGLYAGLNDHTKNQRGLLLLAQMSSKENLISAEYTQKTIQLAHHYSDFVIGFICQEQLSNDPCMIHITPGVHLSKSGDDLKQQYNTPAYAIGTLGTDIIIVGRGIYQAFDQAQAAKQYRDIAWQAYLDSLPPFDK
- the pyrE gene encoding orotate phosphoribosyltransferase yields the protein MNITPCNIKSHATFSLDSDTEQLILALHDIGSIMFGTFTFKSGIISPIYVDLRKIMSHPQVLHEVEQQLWNQIKHCSFDVICPVPMAAIPLASSIAFNRTKPLILARPFVKDHGTKRAIEGIYNDGDTAIVIEDVITSGQSILEVIDNLENNNLKVHDIFTLLNYQSSGNEKLAERGYHLHSLFTISQVITVLEHAGRITDEQAADVRYFIEQPKQCCS
- a CDS encoding C2H2-type zinc finger protein, encoding MKNLSLFIPMLMLGIISNTTVAMKRTHDTMEHDSVYREKPASIIDAYKKLYQICPTCNKAFADSSHLKTHMRTHTGEKPYVCPTCNKNFTNSSHLKRHTRTHTGEKPYVCPTCNKNFANSSHLKIHTRTHTGEKPYVCPTCNKGFADSSDLKRHTRTHTGEKPYICPTCNKGFASSSDLKRHTRTHTGEKRLNQDNTSSNSELSTNALIDKQPIYDAIVIDEQPSIDDQQSVYETEQPILADVIDSMEEMHQSAVPAQLPITIKCGKEIMIMFFTPDMQ